From the Shewanella amazonensis SB2B genome, one window contains:
- a CDS encoding TetR/AcrR family transcriptional regulator, whose translation MKTRDKIIQASLELFNEHGERTITTNHIAAHLDISPGNLYYHFRNKEDIIRCIFDQYEQHLLLGFKPYADQKVDLELLMSYFDAMFYTMWQFRFMYANLADILARDDTLKARYLKVQQAVLEQSIAVLNQLKKDGILQIEDERIADLADTIKMIIGFWISYKLTQSSIATISKASLYEGLLRVLMIFKAYSTPDSLANFDRLEQHFRSQSN comes from the coding sequence CCTGGAGCTCTTTAACGAGCATGGCGAGCGCACCATTACGACCAATCATATCGCTGCCCATCTGGATATCAGCCCCGGCAACCTCTATTACCACTTCCGAAACAAGGAAGACATTATCCGTTGCATCTTCGACCAGTACGAACAGCACCTGTTGCTGGGCTTTAAGCCCTATGCGGATCAAAAGGTCGACCTTGAACTGCTGATGAGCTATTTCGATGCCATGTTCTACACCATGTGGCAGTTCCGTTTTATGTACGCCAACCTGGCAGACATTCTCGCCCGCGATGACACTCTCAAGGCACGTTATCTCAAGGTACAACAAGCCGTGCTGGAACAGTCGATTGCCGTTCTCAATCAATTGAAAAAGGATGGTATTTTACAAATCGAAGACGAGCGCATTGCCGATTTGGCCGACACCATCAAGATGATTATCGGCTTTTGGATCAGCTACAAGCTGACCCAATCCAGCATTGCCACCATCAGCAAGGCATCGCTTTACGAAGGTCTGTTACGGGTACTGATGATTTTCAAGGCCTACTCCACCCCGGATTCACTGGCCAACTTCGACCGTCTCGAGCAGCATTTTCGCTCTCAATCCAACTGA